A part of Gemmatimonadota bacterium genomic DNA contains:
- a CDS encoding Gfo/Idh/MocA family oxidoreductase: protein MSYQREFESRLNVGVVGIGSHCYRNILPAMHYLPVRLKAFCDLRLDLAKATAEEYGVDACYASTADMYAGEDLDCVFICVSPEAHPELACEALDAGLHVWMEKPPATLASEVETMMRHRGDRVVVVGFKKAFMPATRKVIELMGTEDCGPLRGLSAEYPMTIPEDGEQVLRAREAPNWLKNGCHPLSLLLAVGGDVSAVTMHRSDHGTGVCILEFASGVVGSFNLVSARRGCERYAFWGQQHVAIDKDLRVTLERGIPFNYSSTRSYIPTGLDSGTVSWEPQDTLGTLENKALFTQGFYDEMRYFCDCVLEDRMAEVGSLEFALSVMKVYEAALMSRGRRVVIPK, encoded by the coding sequence ATGAGTTATCAGAGAGAGTTTGAAAGCCGGCTGAATGTTGGCGTTGTTGGCATCGGGTCACATTGCTACAGGAATATCCTGCCCGCGATGCATTATCTTCCGGTGAGGCTTAAGGCTTTTTGCGATTTGAGGCTGGATCTCGCGAAGGCGACTGCAGAGGAATACGGCGTGGATGCTTGCTATGCCAGCACTGCGGATATGTACGCGGGTGAAGATCTGGATTGCGTTTTTATCTGTGTGTCTCCAGAAGCACATCCAGAACTGGCGTGCGAGGCGCTGGATGCCGGGCTGCATGTGTGGATGGAGAAGCCGCCTGCTACACTGGCTTCTGAAGTGGAAACTATGATGCGCCATCGCGGGGATCGCGTGGTTGTTGTGGGGTTCAAGAAGGCATTTATGCCGGCGACCCGGAAGGTGATTGAGTTGATGGGGACAGAGGATTGCGGTCCGCTCAGGGGACTTTCCGCAGAGTATCCGATGACGATTCCCGAGGATGGAGAGCAGGTGCTCAGAGCGCGCGAAGCGCCCAACTGGCTGAAGAATGGCTGCCATCCGCTTTCGCTGTTGCTCGCTGTTGGAGGAGATGTTTCGGCTGTGACTATGCACAGAAGCGATCACGGCACTGGTGTGTGTATTCTCGAATTTGCGAGTGGTGTCGTGGGGTCTTTTAATCTGGTTTCTGCGCGTCGTGGATGCGAGCGGTATGCATTTTGGGGGCAGCAGCATGTGGCGATTGACAAAGATCTTCGCGTGACTCTGGAACGCGGTATTCCTTTTAATTATTCAAGTACGAGAAGTTATATTCCCACGGGTTTGGATTCTGGCACGGTCTCATGGGAACCTCAGGATACGCTGGGGACTCTTGAGAATAAGGCGCTTTTTACGCAGGGTTTTTACGATGAGATGCGCTATTTCTGCGATTGTGTTCTGGAGGATAGGATGGCAGAGGTCGGGTCCCTGGAGTTCGCGCTGTCTGTTATGAAGGTTTATGAGGCGGCGCTGATGTCGCGGGGACGCAGGGTCGTGATTCCGAAATGA
- a CDS encoding CoA transferase: MNPECDKQAPLTGIRVVDFGHYIAGPLAGMLLADQGAEVIKVDRPGKSDWDTPANGVFNRGKQRITLDLKNADDLATAVKLIRSADVVIENFRPGVMQRLGLGAEEMTALNPGLVYLSLPGFASTDERASIRAFEGIISAAIGQYTDLQSRRPDLPPVYTPMPLGSTYGAIHGAIAVTLALYAREESGCGDVIEVSLVGAAMSAMAVIMLDVADKPARYGPSSNANRRKQRSSVGSPFSGTFRAGDGQWLYIIAAGHSRNSRSLVKALEVYDDLIAEGMVDVPVYENLHLTNNIPDSSHLSSEWNLKAREKIESVLASEPAQHWVDVLTAAGVPCTIQRTAQEWLHKSETEEAALTVVVDDPEYGPMRQLGVQTWLAKTPDECAIPRPSRPLEAYPQMTQMNADGSFAGGGESKSTEATSPAKPILEGIRVLDLSNVLAGPASARTLAEYGAEVIKIDPPEPYFGPRISSWFPLEVSPGKRSVILNLKAEAGRAAFMKLVETADVIVHNFRPGVAQSLGIDYDAVKRCKPDIVYLNLTAFNGPRPGPWMNRPGFDPLLQGSTGIQMRYGGEGNRPVLHGWASCIDYITGYSATYGAVLALLKRRRSGVPDGGDFVTTSLAQGGQLVQAPFMYACEAGCSGDEPAGQDAVGEHALHRMYRARDGWVFLGGLEHEMDKLRCVAGLENTPDEDAGEFLEGEIKKRDVAYWVKVFNEVGLAGHRIDSLEDIREMFLHEVCDENLDAWDDGRSISIVRFTDHPVGSAVDLAPPAYVRLKNAPVQLLYACPKQGAHTREILGKLGYDDDYVDGLIAKGIAKEQLHEYYLPHG, from the coding sequence CCGCGTTGTCGATTTCGGTCATTATATTGCCGGGCCTTTGGCGGGGATGTTGCTCGCAGATCAGGGTGCTGAGGTGATTAAGGTGGATCGGCCGGGGAAATCGGATTGGGATACGCCGGCAAATGGCGTTTTTAATCGGGGCAAACAGCGCATTACCCTTGATCTGAAAAATGCAGATGATCTTGCGACTGCGGTGAAGTTAATCCGTTCGGCAGATGTGGTTATTGAAAATTTTCGCCCGGGCGTTATGCAGCGATTGGGTTTGGGAGCAGAAGAGATGACTGCGCTGAATCCGGGATTGGTTTATCTCTCTTTGCCGGGTTTTGCTTCGACGGATGAAAGAGCGTCCATTCGCGCATTTGAAGGTATTATCAGCGCGGCTATAGGTCAATATACAGATCTTCAGAGTAGAAGACCGGATTTGCCGCCTGTTTATACGCCGATGCCATTGGGTTCGACTTATGGGGCGATTCACGGTGCTATCGCTGTTACGCTTGCGCTGTATGCGCGTGAAGAGAGCGGATGTGGCGATGTGATTGAGGTTTCTCTGGTTGGTGCGGCGATGTCTGCTATGGCGGTTATTATGCTGGATGTGGCGGACAAGCCCGCGCGATATGGTCCGTCGTCTAATGCTAATCGTCGGAAGCAACGCAGTAGTGTGGGGTCGCCTTTTAGTGGTACGTTTCGGGCGGGAGATGGGCAATGGCTTTATATTATTGCGGCTGGGCATTCCCGAAATAGTCGGTCACTGGTTAAAGCGCTGGAGGTGTACGATGATTTGATCGCGGAGGGGATGGTCGATGTGCCGGTTTATGAGAATCTCCATCTGACGAATAATATTCCCGATTCATCCCATTTGTCCAGTGAATGGAATCTCAAAGCGCGCGAAAAAATTGAGAGCGTGCTGGCGAGTGAACCCGCACAACACTGGGTCGATGTTTTGACGGCTGCTGGGGTTCCGTGTACGATTCAGCGCACGGCACAGGAGTGGTTGCACAAATCCGAGACCGAAGAAGCGGCTTTGACGGTTGTGGTTGATGATCCCGAGTATGGTCCGATGCGGCAACTCGGGGTGCAGACGTGGCTTGCCAAGACTCCGGATGAATGCGCCATTCCCAGGCCGTCGAGGCCGTTAGAGGCGTATCCGCAGATGACGCAGATGAACGCAGATGGATCTTTTGCAGGAGGCGGTGAATCAAAATCCACAGAGGCTACTTCGCCAGCAAAACCCATTTTGGAAGGTATTCGCGTTCTGGATTTGTCCAATGTGCTCGCGGGACCAGCCAGTGCGCGTACGCTGGCGGAATACGGCGCAGAGGTTATTAAGATCGATCCGCCAGAACCCTATTTTGGGCCGCGCATTTCCAGTTGGTTTCCCCTGGAGGTCAGTCCCGGTAAGCGCAGTGTGATTTTGAATTTGAAAGCCGAGGCTGGCAGGGCAGCTTTTATGAAGCTGGTTGAAACAGCCGATGTTATTGTTCACAATTTCCGGCCCGGGGTTGCGCAAAGTTTGGGTATTGACTACGATGCTGTTAAGCGGTGTAAACCCGATATTGTGTATCTCAATTTGACGGCGTTTAATGGTCCGCGGCCGGGTCCGTGGATGAACCGTCCGGGTTTTGATCCTCTGCTTCAGGGATCGACGGGGATACAGATGCGCTATGGTGGCGAGGGGAATAGACCGGTGTTGCACGGTTGGGCTTCTTGTATCGATTATATTACGGGATATTCGGCTACTTATGGCGCGGTGCTGGCGTTGCTCAAGCGCAGGCGCAGTGGCGTGCCCGATGGCGGCGATTTTGTGACGACTTCGCTCGCTCAAGGGGGACAGCTCGTGCAGGCACCTTTTATGTATGCTTGCGAAGCCGGGTGCTCGGGCGATGAACCAGCGGGACAGGATGCTGTTGGTGAACACGCGCTTCACCGCATGTATCGCGCGCGCGATGGATGGGTTTTCCTGGGTGGGTTGGAGCATGAGATGGATAAATTGAGGTGTGTTGCGGGGTTGGAGAATACACCCGATGAAGATGCTGGTGAATTTTTAGAGGGTGAGATCAAAAAACGCGATGTGGCCTATTGGGTTAAGGTTTTTAACGAGGTGGGTCTGGCCGGGCATCGCATTGATTCGCTTGAGGATATTCGCGAGATGTTTTTGCACGAGGTGTGTGACGAGAATTTGGACGCCTGGGATGATGGGCGCTCCATTTCTATTGTTCGTTTTACGGATCACCCGGTTGGCAGTGCTGTCGATCTCGCGCCGCCCGCTTATGTGCGTTTAAAGAATGCGCCTGTTCAATTGCTCTACGCGTGTCCCAAACAGGGTGCGCATACGAGGGAAATTCTCGGGAAGTTGGGTTATGATGACGACTATGTTGACGGGCTGATCGCAAAGGGCATAGCGAAAGAGCAACTTCACGAGTATTATTTGCCACACGGTTAG